The Aedes albopictus strain Foshan chromosome 1, AalbF5, whole genome shotgun sequence genomic interval TTCTACTCCTGCACGCTTGCAACGGATGCGCCGGGCCAGCTGGATATCTTTCGGCATGATGGTGACACGCTTGGTGTGGATTGCGCACAGATTGGTGTACTCGAAAAACCCGACCAGGTAGGTAGCTTTCGTTGGCTTCTTGGTTGGCTTCCTACAGGGCAGCAACGGCGATACTTTGGAAGCGCAGATCCATCTTGAAATTCTACGGAATTTCACGAAACAAGCGCTGGAACGGCAACTTGCGCTTGACTTGCGCATCCCGGCCGGTAACAATGCGGCTTTATCATTCCGCCGGTCGAGGAAACATTTTAGCGGGCGACCTTTGTGACCAGATGCTTACGAGGAGCCTTTCATCCTTAATGACGATTAAGGTAGCGTCCCGGCAGCAACCAAACAGGCACCAGGAAACCTCACAGGAAACACTCCTGCTGCAGCGCTCCATCTCCAAAACAAAGAACTGAAAAGATAATTAAAAGAGAAACCTATTCATTAATAAATATTCATATCAGAAGCATACATAGCTTAACGCAAATTTAATTTCTTTACTTACGAGATAATATTTTTAGCGAAGAGATtcgcttaaaaaaatcctggtttctttttttttttttttttgaagatggcACCTAGACGACAACGCTCCCGTTTTTATGTTTGACAGTTGCGCTTTACCGAAATTCAGCGATATGATTAGATTGCCGATTGCTGTGGCAAAATAGTTTACCGATAATCAGTAATGAACGTATACTAccgaatttcgttatttttgacaagttatttttgataaactgtcaaattttaacgacattTCAGTTAAAATAAGCTTTACCGATTGAGTTCGTTATTCGTATTTACCGAGATCAAATTTGGAGTTTAAGTgtgttattagcgttttcgcactcgtgaaaactagtgcgatagtccagtggtgaactaaatgcgctatataagaTATTATCTTCTCAATAACATATTTCCCATATTTCCGAGGTCGAGTCCGAGGTGTTCGTTGTTGTACTTGGTAGACTTGGTAACTCcagcaataggccttttcatgtgacagatccgtgcatgcatttgtttacaaagcttgaacaacagctgctaacaagaacgtgtcatcttcatagaagaactgtcaaacgcccgaacaatcagctgatttaagacgtcaaatgaaaaggcccattcctGCTGCAGAGCGACCAAGGAGCGACCAGCTGATGGCCGACGCCTCATCCGATGCTGCTGATTGTTTACCTGGAAAAGTTGTCAGAATTTTCGACGTGGCGTCGCGACGCCGTAACATTTTAAAAGATGTTAGCCGTTTCCAGCGTCAATTTTCTTCGATTTTCgaacgattttttttccattttgttcgatttttcagatattgcggagattccacctgtttagactcctgcgcgaaaattagttgcgtggatttttcttgcgtgggctcacagatataaaaccagatcgcgtcctggtgaatattttacgctgtgttgttaggcacacatttggtgctagttttatattgtaaacaaacatttctaacgcacctacgctgaaaatgcgcctaatcatttatttgcgtctgaatctataaatcttcacaacgggcaatatatTTCATTTTTATCATTTTACTGGTATAAAATCGATTTTAACTTGGAAAATGGCAGAAAATGAAGAAAATCCGAGAAAATCGAATCGATGTTCAGTATGAAAATAATTATgaataattcaaaaaatcaaacaaaattacGGCTTATCGCACGGTAATTGAATCAAATCGGTTACTGTCGACCCCCTCGGCTaaaaccggtgtgcatattttgtggtgggacaattttgtttgcctgtgcgtcgtatttggcgcaagatcgtcaatacttGCCTGCAAATAGATTTTGGAAGACCTCATCGCCGGCAccacacacaggaccgggacggctgtaGGTCGCTGGCGGGAGGGGCTCGACTGTGGTGGGCGGATCCGAGGCTTCCAAAAGGCTGAGGGCAGGCGTGCGTCCCGGTGTCCTTTGTGGATCTATTGTCTGTCGAGCGGATTCTTCTCTGCAAACACTCTGACGACTTTCCGTTGGTTTTTTGACTGATTTTCAAACTCCCGAAAATAAACGTTATCAGGCCACGTTTCCTTGGACAGCGCGGTTTCCTTGAGAGTTTTGCTCAATCCAATCTTGAAAGTGACGAAGCTAAGGGTTGCTGGATCTCTATCTTTAGGAACCAGTCTAACCACTTTTGGCACTACATCGGCAGGAAGATTCATACAACTCCTAACGAAGGAAGTGATGTCATCGTCAGAAGTACAAGGGTCGAATGCTGACAAATAGAGCCAAAACAGTTCCTCTGGTGGTGGAACTGTTTTTACCATTTCGGATGCTGCTTTGGAACCACGAATTGTCGATGATCTCTCCTTGGGTAGACTCTCCACACGTTTCCGTTTCGGGGTGTTCGGGACGTTACTCGGAGTAAGCATGCGATTAAAACCGGACCACGGTGTAGACACCACCGGGGTCATCGAATTCCCGTCGACCTTCGAAGACAAAACTCCAACTACCTTCTTCAGCTCGGCGATTTCGTCTTTAAGACTGCTCAGGCTAGTCTCGTCGGATACATTTCCAATAACGCAGCGTGAAGAAATATTGCGGAAGGGGTCGTTTTCAAACAAATCAGAGCAATCATCGCACATCCAATACACGTTTTTTACGTGTGCTCTCTGATGGTCTTGGAAAGAAAAATCCATTCCCACACAGCAAAAATGGAACGATTTTTTACAATAACCACGACAAACAATTTGATCCGATTCGGAGGTCGCATTTTGGCACTTGGCGCAAGCCATCTCGGGCAGTAATCCGTAAAACCGGAAGAAAAACTGTACTGCCGTAGTTTTGAACTGAACGCAAGGTCGAACAAAATGTAATCGCCTATCGGTATACCGCACGCGATACAAGGTGTAACGCTCGATGTTGTATGcaagaaccaaaaaaaaacaatgagcgCACGGGATGGCGCgcttctctataacaacttctctggtacgaacttgtgaggaccagagctatgttggacgctctccttttcgactcaccgttttgcagccccacgTTACTACACGGAGGCTACAAAACTTCTAATCTAAcctctgcgattgtgcatcgaccGAAGGCATATTACAATCTATTacaatgctatcggcgagcatGCAGAACGGCGAGAGCATGAGAGCCTATCCAGTGAATCTCAACAGAAAactaccgagctgatcttagcgTATAAAGTGggacaaatttaaaaattttatgaAGCATGCCTTCCATCATTATTGCTGTCCTAATGCTGACTACTATCCCCTTTCCATGCGAATGCTGTCCGCATTCTGAAAGCTTATGTGTTAGTATAGAACCACAAATACAAGTATAATAcatatctcgcgttacatttgaaaagggcctatccctaaaatgtaaacaaatcgattttgatacctttccatagcatcccccaacagtaacatactgtgcaaacatcacccgcctaaccgttaatcttatcagaataaaccccactttcaaaacggccgatcattgctttttttcccaatcattcataagcccgtgctccaaatgggccagtaacggtaaaattttgttttcatttgttggtcctctcgtttaaagggccgacaaccgaaaattttcggagcggctctcggcccgagcgccgagagcgagaattctctctctcaaaaacggccaagcctcgatacgatgtcaacaacggactcactcgggggaccaatccacgctaagaaaattttagaaagactcacaataaggcgtacaccgggtgaaatttttcaaattagcttaacatctttatctataatttttcatacttttttgataacttttaaTTCAAAATTGATTATTGAAGCATAGATACATCTATTCTTGTGTCATTAAAACGTTAAGCTTGTTGAGAAATCCGAAAACTGTgaaatctcgcgttacatttgaaaagggcctatccccagaacgtaaacattgagaaaaatcgatgcaaacattttccatcacatttcctatTCGTATTTCACAGTTTTCGGATTTCTCAACAAGCTTAACGTTTTAATGACACAAGAATAGATGTATCTATGCTTCAATAATCAATTTTGAAttaaaagttatcaaaaaagtatgaaaaattatagataaagatgttaagctaatttgaaaaatttcacccggtgtacgccttattgtgagtctttctaaaattttcttagcgtggattggtcccccgagtgagtccgttgttgacatcgtatcGAGGCATCCCTCAGTTTATAGCCAATCATCGCGTACGTCGGACGTGCTCTCGCTTCGCTTACATCGGCAATCATGTGTGGTGCAAGAAAAAACACCCTCGTAGTGGATTTCAGCGTTCTACCGGTTCGCCCGGATTTGAGAAAAGtgcagaattttttagaggatgAAATACACCTCAAGTACTCGGATGTTGAAAGCATACAGTTGCACCACCACCGCAACTGTGTGCTGATCGAGATGAAAACTTACGAAATTGCCTCGCGTTATCAATTGGAGAACAATTGTAAACGTACAGTGCTTTGTGCGGGAAAAGAATTCCGCATCCCCGTGTACGTGGATTGTGACTTTGTGACCGTTCGAATACACGATCTCCCTCGGTCAATGGATAATACCATTATCAGCAACCATATGCTGAAGTATGGGGAGGTGATTTCCATACGGAATGATACATGGAAGCATTATTTCTCCGGTATTCCAAACGGCGTGCGAGTGCTAAGGATGCGATTGTTGCGTGACGTCCCATCGTTCATCACCATCGATGACGAAAGGACAATGGTTTCGTATTTGAATCAGCCCAGATTATGTCATCAATGCGGTCAACCGGCCCACCCAAATGAAAAGTGTGCGGGTTCCAGTACTTCAACTCGAGCTTCAAACCAGCGCGAATCAACTGATCCATCCGGCGAGCTCTTCAACTTAACTGATTTTCCTCCTATCAACAACATTGAGGAGTCGTCACCCGTCACAAAGCAACCTACAGCTGAAGACCAAAATCAACAGAACAACGAAGAATGGACCGACGTTGAATGGGTCGAATGGATCGAGCACATCATCCGATTTTCATGTTGTGACAAAGAAGCGTCGGCGATCCACCAAACAAAAGGACTTGCAAAACGGGAACGAAATCAAAACAGTCTGTTCTGAACAGGGGTCCCACAACACGGACCACGATAATGCATAAGTCGGCACTTCGTCGACCGGAAAGAATGTTTTGTCGAAAAATAAAAATCGAAAGGGAATAACATttactatttataatccaaaataaaTATAAAGAATGTTGGCTCTGCAAAGCTGAAACCGGCGAGTGAGCCTAGAAATAAACGAtatggataaaaaaaaaaaaaaaaaatcgtatcgaggcttggccgtttttgagagagagaattctcgctctcggcgctcgggccgagagccgctccgaaaattttcggttgtcggccctttaaacgagaggaccaacaaatgaaaacaaaattttaccgttactggcccatttggagcacgggcttatgaatgattgggaaaaaaagcaatgatcggccgttttgaaagtggggtttattctgataagattaacggttaggcgggtgatgtttgcacagtatgttactgttgggggatgctatggaaaggtatcaaaatcgatttgtttacattttagggataggcccttttcaaatgtaacgcgagaaatacgaataggaaatgtgatggaaaatgtttgcatcgatttttctcaatgtttacgttctggggataggcccttttcaaatgtaacgcgagatataGGATCTGATGTTGTTATTTACAGACATCCACCAATGTTTTTAAATTACTTATGTCTGATCCATAATATTCGTAAACAAATCAGTACTgattgaaatacagatttttacatTCGAAATACATCATACAGAATACTCAACAAAATGGATAATCTTCATCAGGTAATTGTAGAAGACTATATACAATGTAATGTCTCACTAACCAACTCGCCCAAGGCGATAATCCACAATAATAAGCATGAAATAATAACTTTATCCCACAAAACGAATCTCCCCAGCCCATGAACATCACCGAGTACAACACCCTGATCACCAACATCATCGAATCGGCCGTGGACGAGCTGATCCAGAAGCGCGAAAGTGGCAAAGAGTCCCTTCTGTTGCACATCTGCCGCCTCTGTGCCAAGGAGGAACCCCTGCAGCTGTTGGACCTATCCGAACTGCATTTGGACCTTATTGCCGAACTGGCCATCAGCGGAATCGCAGCCAGCACCGGGTGTACCAAAATCTGCTCCACCTGTGCCGAGTTCCTTGGGCGGATCCGAGAGTTCCGCTGCCGGTGCGAGGAGGGCCAGAAGAAGATTAGCTCGCTGCTGGCCGAGCGGAGCGTGATACCGGATTTTCTGAATTTGGATTTTATCAAGTCGGAGGAAAACTACGGCGGATTCAGTCCACCACCGCCGGGTAAGTGCGAGTTTCGGTTCAAATGGCATGCAAGTTGTATGCTTGGCTATATCTGACTGTAATTCTTTAACTTGCCAGATGAGGAAGACGATTTCCCCGAGGTGAAGTACGATGAGGATGAAGATGAGGAAGAGGACACCGTTGAAGAGGAAATACCGGCAAAGGAGCCGAAACGAGTTCGTTCCAAGAATTCAACCAGCAAAACCTCAAGCACAACAGCTGCAAACGATTCCCGCCGGCGGGTCGTCAACGGGAAGCTTCAGTGGGTGTGTCTGGATTGCGAGCAAACTTTTGGAAGTTGCACCAAGTTGAAGAAACATCGGCAGACCTGCGAGATGGTAGGGAATGAGAATTCGAAGCGGAGGGGACCATTTACCTGTGATATTTGCGGACAATCGCTACCAACACTGATGGGACTGCGGGTCCACGTGCACAAGCATACCAAAAGTCAGGGACCGGAAGAGGAGAAAAGCAAAACTAGGAAAGTGGCTGGTTCACCGGTTAAGACGGCCATTTGTCACGTCTGCGGAAAGTCGTTTAGCAGCACGAGTACACTTCGGTCACATCTGGTTTTCCACCGACAGGAAAAACGGCTTGAATGTCAGATTTGCAACAAGAAGTTCCACAAACTGGTAAGTCAAGAACCCTTATAAAGGATTAAGCACTTATGTGAATGATGGTCATTGCTCTAATCAGGGTTCCGGAATGCTACGGAAATCCGGGACTCCGAAAGAATCTGATCACCTACTTAGAACATTTCATGATTTTCCCTTATATTTTAGTACCGTCTCAAGGACCACCTCAACTGCCATGCCAACGTGCGGCGATACAGCTGCGACATCTGCGGCAAGGCGTTCTTCACCAAAGCCATTCTGTACAAGCACACCCGATCGCACGACCAAAACTTCCGGAAACACCCCTGTACCATGTGCCCGATGCTTTTTGCGCATCCCTATCAGCTGCGGTCGCACATGATGGTTCATACCGCGGAATACCCGCACGGTTGTAAGCTGTGTCCCAGCAAGTTTCGCTTCACGTGGGATCTTAAAAAGCACTACGCCAAAGCACATCCACCGGAACCGGAAGAGGAAGACACTCCTGCTGACCACCAGATCATCGCCGTTGAAGCTCTCCCACTGCATCATCGCCTGGAGGAAGTAATCCCGGAACCACTTCTTTCTCCAGCAGAACCTCTCCTAGTGTCGTCGCTTCCATCCCTGCCGGATCCTTCGACCGTAACGGTAACAACGGGTGTCCTCCTCAAGGAGCATGACCAGCATGACGATCTGTCCGTAATGTTGGCGGCCCACATTCCGCCGCATCAGCAACCGGAACTGACGCCATCGGTGGCCGCCGTTCAACCGGTGGTGGCCGAGCATCCTTTCGGTGCGGAACATCTGCTGGAGGAAGCTTCGCGGGACTTTACGACCGATTGCTTCCCGGCTGACCATCTGGACGGAAGCCACGCGACCGGGGATGACGATTTCTACACGTTTATGGAATGTTGAGGGGTAGGTGGGCCTTGTGGAAAGTCGAAAGTAGGTTATGTGATATGGAATCGAAGTCGAATCGGAATAAAGCTGATCTTAATTTGTCATGGGATTGATTATCAAAGTTTCGTCGAAAATGTCCATATTAACTGACTAGAAATCATTGTCATCGATCTTCTCCAATACGGTTGTTTGTTCTCATCTCAAGAGAGCATCCATGGCCTGACCTGAACTTAATTACGATAGGTACGTAGAGGTAAGTAATTTTCACCGTATTTTCTGGATGTCCACATCGTCACATTTGGAATAAGTCGGTAGCTCCAGTTTATCCGCGTTTCCTggcccactcttgctgccacttatagccaacgagtccgctctgaACGTCCTCCTTGCAAATCTTCATCTTTGGAAGCATTCTACTCTACATCCGCCTACCTGCGTTCCAAGTATCGATGTACTTACAACCGACGAGGCTCTGGAACTTGTCATTGTTCGGTAGACTCTCCAACTCCTCCTTTTGCTGTAGATATCCGACGTCCATAGGAATTCGTGATACATtcgcattagtatgggacaaacatcaaattctcgctccagtcgactttttcgattccattcaggtcccatatgaactgtacaaaatttcagcgcaatcggtgaaactataatttagcgcaagccgttcaaagttttcataggatttactatgggaaaagttacacttccaaacaaaaaatcccagaggtcgccctttgtctccttaattcaaatcgattaacgtttcctgtagaaataacatttatgaaactttccttcgaagactgcaaaacgattggatgcttgtggaaaaagttattgatttattaccgattagtgatccaacgaacggctttttgttttgttttattagcagcactgtagctgctgctttggatgctgctgtttctgggggtggtgatgcctcccgccaccccatgcaacaacggcagcagcagtgctgctgataaaacaaagcaaaaagccgttcgttggatcactaatcggtaataaatcaataactttttccacaggcatccaatcgttttgcggtcttcgaagaaaagtttcataaatgttatttctacaggaaacgttaatcgatttgaattaaggagacaaagggcgacctctgggattttttgtttggaagtgtaacttttcccatagtaaatcctatgaaaactttgaacggcttgcgctaaattatagtttcaccgattgcgctgaaattttgtacagttcatatgggacctaaatgggatctaaaaagtcgactggagcgaggatttatttttttcatacaagcgtgtcccatactaattcGCATCCGCAAGTCCAAACTGTTCAACCAACTTGTCGATGTATGCCTATTGGTTCAAGCAGTAGGCGTTACCTTCTTTCGTCACTCTTATCTCCAAAAAATGCTTCACTTCTCCAAGTGTTGTTATTTGGAACTCCATAGCCAAAGCCTTCACAAACCCGTCGTATTCCTTGTCATTGGAGGTGACGACCAGCATATCTTCCACATAGACGAGGACATACATTGTGCTGTCGTTCTTCTACCGCACAAACAGGCACGGATCAGCTTCCGCCTGCTTGAATCCGAGTCGCTTCAGAACATTTCTCAGCTTCTCGTTCCATACTCTTGCTGATTGCTTCAACCCGTAAAGGCTTTTGCGCAACCGACAAACCTTCCAACTCGTAGTTCAGGTGGAGCCCGCATATAGATGGTCTCCTTCAAATCGCCATTTAAATATGCCGTCTTCACATCAACACTTCGGGGCGAACACTTCGTCGTAATCCAGGCCGTGCCGTTGTGTGATACCTTGGGCCACTAATCTCGCTTTATATCGAATCACTTTACATACCTTGCTCATCCTGTTTCTTTGATCCAGCGGCATCCGATCGTCTTGCTTCCTGGCGGCGGCAACCATGTCAAATCCCAAGCCTTGGCAATCCCGCAGCGACGTCAGCTCGTCGTTCTGCTGGTAACTACGAGACTCGTCCTGCTGACACTTAGCTAATCTGCCATTCGACATCACTTCCACTGGTATCTGCATACACGCTTTGGTCTGCTGGATCTTGGAAACCATGCACCAAATTCTCGCAAGACTCTTCATCGAAACCACGGAATTCTTCTTCATCGCTATCTTCGTCCGGCTCACCTTCCGAATCATCGGATTCTGTATCGCACTCGTCCGACTTCACCTGCTCCATGTTGCCAGTCGACTTTGCCGGCAGCTGAGCTAGCTCTAAGAAATCCTCAGCGACCGCATCTTCAACCTTCCGATCAGACTGCAAGAAAAGAGTATTACGACTGAAAACGACTTCGTTTGTCTTCAAGTCGATGAAACGCCATGATTTATGCTTTATGGGAGTACCCAACGAAAGTAATTTTTCTTGCCTTCGACTGCAGCTTCGTCCGCTTCTCCTTCGGGATTAACACGTACGCCTCTGAACCGAACACCTGGAGCATGCTCATCTCCGGCTTCGTCCCGTACCAAATCTCGTAGTGCGTCTGCTGTACCGGCTTCGTTGGCAGCATATTCTGTAGGCAGTTTGCCGTGTTAACCGCCTCGGCCATGCACTAAGCCATTTCCATGAGCGAACGGTTCCTCTGCTCCGCGACTCCGTTCTGCTGTGGCGTGTTTGCTGTCGTGAACTGCTGCCCTCCTGCTTGAGAAATTTGACCAAATCTGCGCCAAGGAAGAATAGGAGGAGAGTATCTCCTTGATCCGATCTAATGATCTTCGGAGGCCTTCCGAACTGCGTTTTCACCAGATGCACGAAGTCCCCGATAGCATCCACCGTATCTGACTTCCTCTCTAGTATGTAAAGCGGCTGTAGTAACCGATTAGCGATAGAAAGTATCGACGATCACCAGGTGTAGCCGTGTTCATCGGCCCACACAAGTCGGTGTGGATCAAATCCAACACTGCCTTCGACTTCCGCTTTACCTTCTTGGGGAGGGTTCCAATCCAAGCAGGGTTCACAAGAAATTTTCACTGAGCAGCTACGTACCTTAATACCACCGATTGCCAAACCTTCACGCTTCAGATCCAGAATAGCTTAAGAATCACGGTGTCCCAGTTGCGAAACACTACAACCACTTGGAGATCTTGTTCCAGCTTTGTTCCGGCATTGGCCAGCTTCTCGAACTACATCAAGTGTTCTTCGATGTTTTCGCCGTCGTGGTACTCCATGACGCATATTCGCTTGAGCAGTTGCACTTTGGTCGTTAGCGTCTTCTTCTGGTGCTGCTTTTCCAAATTGTCCCACACTTCCTTCGCGGAGTTCGTATTCTGGATGTGTCCGTGTGGACTTCCTGTCAGCAACAAACCGATCGTCGCGCGCGCGCTCGCTGGTCTCCCTCGCCACCGCCGCCGTGTTAGAACCAATTGCGGCTTCACTCCCGGCGAGACGTACTTCCAAAGTCCTTCTCTAACTAACAAAAATGCTCTGGATAGCATCCACTGCCGACTTCGGACTTCCCTTTCCTGAACCCAGCCTGGCCAGCTGACTGTTTGCCGTCTCTTTTCTTGTGACGGCTAGCTTTGATGTTCCGTTCAGTTCGTTCAatttgtacttttgattacaaacTTAGCTTAGCTTGTCGTATGAAATCTGTTACCTCTCTGTAAACCTTCATATTTTTGGATTGTAGCAAGTCTTGTAGGCTGTAAAATTGCAACTCAAAGTCGAATTTGGATATTAATATTCCGAATCTAGGGCAGTGCATTATGAGGTGGTCCGCAGTTTCTGGTTCATCGCATAGTTCGCATTCCTCGGTTTCCTCCAGCTTCATTTTCGCTAACCAGAATTTGGAAAAATCGTGTCCCGTCATCAACCTGTTGACCAACCTGACATCGGATCCGGGCAAGTCCACGTTTGTATAGCACGGTTTGGTGCTAGAAGCTGGTTGAATATCGTAGGATTTCTTCCCTTTTTCAGTTGAATACTGGCAGCAACACTAGCTTCTGAATCTTCCTGCAGTACTGCCATGGACATGTGTCCGAAAACATTAGGATCACTGTCTGATGTAGCCGTTGATTACTCTCCTCTGATACACACCACGTTTCGCTGGTATACGGTAACCCTGGTTGTCGTAATCCTTGCAACACGAGCGTTTTTCTCTGCTATATCCGATTGACTAACTCAAGTTTCTTTCTTCCACCGATCACGAGTCAGATGCCGACTCCATCACTCGACTGGCTCCGAAGTTCTTACACCCATTCCTTCTTCCTCTTCTCTTCTACGAGCAAATGACAGTTGGCTTCGCACGTTGagaatttctacacaaattcaAAGTCTGCTCATTCCAAGGACGCTGCTAAAACAAGTCAAATAGTGTTGCAACAAATTCCTCTATTTCCCCTCCAGAGATCAAACCTCCGACCCCAGAGCAATATTTAGAGTCTTTCGAAGAATGAGAGGCGCAAGGCCGAGGGTTCTGGCCAACAGGTTGACGGGTTATGCCCACCGGTACCGAAGCGAGGTTCAACGTTGAGCAAAAGAGCAAAGTATGAAGTAAAATAGAAGTagaaataaagagaatggcaagTTGCAAACAAAGACATTTTCAAGTTCACAATCTTCTGATCCATCAACCAAAAACAAAAAAGGACATTTCGAAGCGAATCATTTATAACCACCGGTCAATGTTGTTTGAAGTATGAacattatctgtaaatgtattcctTAAAAAACGAACTAAAAGATATTCATTTTGCAAAGGCTTAGtgataa includes:
- the LOC109402384 gene encoding myoneurin produces the protein MDNLHQPMNITEYNTLITNIIESAVDELIQKRESGKESLLLHICRLCAKEEPLQLLDLSELHLDLIAELAISGIAASTGCTKICSTCAEFLGRIREFRCRCEEGQKKISSLLAERSVIPDFLNLDFIKSEENYGGFSPPPPDEEDDFPEVKYDEDEDEEEDTVEEEIPAKEPKRVRSKNSTSKTSSTTAANDSRRRVVNGKLQWVCLDCEQTFGSCTKLKKHRQTCEMVGNENSKRRGPFTCDICGQSLPTLMGLRVHVHKHTKSQGPEEEKSKTRKVAGSPVKTAICHVCGKSFSSTSTLRSHLVFHRQEKRLECQICNKKFHKLYRLKDHLNCHANVRRYSCDICGKAFFTKAILYKHTRSHDQNFRKHPCTMCPMLFAHPYQLRSHMMVHTAEYPHGCKLCPSKFRFTWDLKKHYAKAHPPEPEEEDTPADHQIIAVEALPLHHRLEEVIPEPLLSPAEPLLVSSLPSLPDPSTVTVTTGVLLKEHDQHDDLSVMLAAHIPPHQQPELTPSVAAVQPVVAEHPFGAEHLLEEASRDFTTDCFPADHLDGSHATGDDDFYTFMEC